The genomic window CTAAGCACAGCTAATTTGCAGCGTGAGAAGTTGAATCGGAAAAGTTTGCAGAGTATCATTGGCGTGCCGAAAAGCAGATTCTCGGGTTCTTTCTAAGACACAAGTGTTCTGTAAAGATGCAGGCTCTACTCAAAAAAGAAGGGTGTTTGGGCGGCTGATCCTGTGAATAAGCACCTGCTCGGTGAAACCAAGCTTTTTGTTCCTATTCGCGTAGAGGGAAAATACTGCACTTGATGACCGCTACCCTTCGTGCTTGAGTAGACCAAAGAAGACCCACGAccaagcaaaaaaaaggtggGACATGCAAAATAAAGGCAAAAGTCAGGGTGAGTGTTTGCTCTGGTGGTGAGGTTGCTTGCTGAAGCCGCTTTGCCAACATTATACATCACCGCTGAAGCAGATTCAATGTGACGCGTTATGTGGCTCCGCTTGTCACGTGGAAACATTTTCAGGAGATGCCCCGTTTTCGGCGGCGTATGCTTCGCATTTTTATGTTCTATTTGGTCAACGTGTCATGCGtacacagcagcagtgggtccagaaaaaaatgaaaagaTAAACAAGCATAAACGAGGTTCTTGGCGTAACTTAAACGCACAGCGGAAAAATCACGGTAGCTTTCATGACCTTACTTTTCTCCATAAAGCTTTTCTTGGACTTGCCTCTTGACAGCTGCTTCTTCTGCAGAAAGAATGTATTGTGTGCATCTCTCATCTCCGCTTTCATCGAGAAAAATGGTTGTCATCTCTACAAAGTTCTCGTCGTCTTCACACTCGGGATGCACCCCCACATCAGTGGAATCGCTACACCCACCCATATCGTCCAACTCAGGGCCCGTCGCTGCCACCATTGAAAACGGGTAAATGCGAGTCATGCATATTGTACTATAGTTCATCTCAGCGAAACGCGGCAGTACAGATGCAGGGGAGGCCCATGACTCTTTTCGTGCACGGCGATGCGAGATCTCGCTGAACACATCATCACTGCTAAGCACAGAAGCCCGTTGCACGTACCTCGACAGGTGTCGCACTTCAACACTCTTCAGGTCAAATTGATGGGTCAGGCTTTTCCCATCTGCGACTTGAGCTACGGTGTCGAGAAGCCTGTACATGGATTCCGCCTTGCTTGCAGAGTACCGATAGTAGGTAAAGACATTTAGACATCCCACAAACACAGCAAACGAAATGTGCGCCGAGACATTCATTTTCACTTTCGAGTCGATCGCCCTATGGAAGAGCATTTCCAGCTGACGGAAAAACGAATGAAAGACAAGACAGCTACATAGCTCTGGTTCTCCGGCCGCGTGAAGGTTAAAACCCGGCGCACTCTTCCCATACAATGTACTGCTTCCTTTCGATTCGATATCCTTTCGAAAGCTTATCGAGCGTTCAACAGCCTGACTGAAGTGTTCTTGGCACGCTTCTATCGAAAGCAGAGGAGTTGCAAGCGATGCACACAGCATTGAGCAAGCGCTGCACCACAGGGAAAAGAGTGCTCCTTTCGAGTCAGCTTGCTTTTTTATGGCGTGAATGCCTGTATCGGAGGCGCTACGCTTGCAAAGAAGCTGCTTGACGCTGCTGTTTTCCAAGGCCTCTTCGACTTTCGCGCACGCATCTAGCCAAAGGCGACTAGTTCTCGCTGGAAAGCCGAGAGCCGTGCTTGCCCACAAATCAAATGTTGTTGATGAGATAAAAACACCGACCTTTTCGAAAAGAATACGATGCAGCAAGGCTGCCAGCATAGCCGGAATGAGTAAAGGTTTTTCCAGAATGCGAAACGGTTTCCGTTGTTGAACATGCCGTTCGTCTATCAAGTGCGTCACCTCGCAAATGTGCCCAACTATCTTGTCAATATCGCCGCTCTGCAGCAGGCAGTCAAGCGATACAAGTGGCAGCAGTCCGTTTGTGTCATCCTGCCTCGCCTCTTCTAGCTGCTTGCTAGGCTTGATAAAATACTCGTTCACCAAAAACGCTGCAAAATCAGCCTGCCTATGGTAGGCCAAAATTACGGGCTTCTCGATGTTCAAGTCGGCGCTCTCCGGTGATAACGCCATCCTTTGTCTGGCTGCCTGAAGAGGATGCGTTGCGAGAGAACACAAACAAAACCTAACAGGGCACCGATGGCAAGGTtagaaaagagaaggaagaaaGGAGAGTTGAGAAAGTCAACAGCAAGAAATGAGGCCTGTAAGAGCAGGCGtagctgtgcgtgcgtgaggaGAATGCAGGAAGTGGCGGCGCTTCTTTTTGGTGCGTGGAGAAAACGAAGGCGGGGGCTGCTGAGCGCAACACCAATGCGCATTCTTGCGCTGATTCAGAGAAGGTTTCTTTACTTGACTGAGGAACTCTGCTCACCACGTTAGCTGCTGGGTGGGGGCGCACCAAAAGCATACGTCTTCTTCATGACATACAGGTGAAAGTTGCAGCTTTGATGGTTGACGCGTATCCTGTCTCATCCAACGTTAAGTTTGACCGTGACTGGCATCACTCCGCATACTACGAGGACAAGTCAATGACTGGGGGGGGAGTGAAGTCCGGCATGACCCCCACAGAGGTTAGTGGGGCGCGAACAGAGTGCTCAGAGCTTCATCGGAAGGTCCTGTCCACATTGAATCAGTTTCCAGCGCCGATTGATTCGCCCCATGTGTGCACTCTGCAACTTTACACCTTTTGCTCTGGATCAAAGAAACCTGGACGGGTGAGGTAGTAAAGAGTGAAGCAATCTGCACAGTGCGAAAGGGGCCATGGAGCCTGCGTCACAGAAGTGCAGAGTACAAAAAGGTCCTCCAGACAAGCTCACCATTTCGCCCGAGCCTCCTGATATGgcctcgcagccgcagtGGCACCTTCTTGACGCGTCTCTTCAAGGCGAAGGATGACTTTCATACATCAAAGCTGCTTCCTCAACAAGAATGCGCCACCTGTCACTTCTTCTGCTCCTCGCTCCTCTTTCTGCCATTTTTGATCAACTAGAAGCCTGTGCTTGGTGTACCCACGTGGACACTGGTGTTTTATCCCCGAGAAACATTCACAGAAGCTCTCCACAAGCCCCTTTGCGTATACCAAAATACATATATGCAAACGTATATATaaatgtatatatatatatatagacgAGGGAGCCTTGCAAGTAGAACTGAAGTCATGAGCTACATGCAGAACAGTTGTTCCACATCGCAGGACAAAACTGACATGTTTGTCACCTCATTAGATGTTTTTAGTAGGCGAGCATACTTTGACCCATGTACAACGCACGCTGACATTGATGTGCTTCCCGCTATTCCGACTTTGGCAAAGGCTCAGATCGACAAATCGCCTGTGGGTGTTGCATTTCATAACGCGCGTACATTAGATGGTGGCACCGAGCAAAGCGTCACTTTCGATGAATCAGCGGTCTCGAAAGTGAAGCGTTTTTCGACACTCAGCGCTTTCACGGCTGCAAATTCGGTACTTGATTTTTTAAAGGAAAATCTGGGAGGAGTTGTGCTTCCAGACGATGGAGTAGGCAAGGACGTGTTGTTCGAAAGACGTCGGTCTTTCTTTGACTCCCTCTTTACCATAGAGGAAGATATGCAAACTGCTCTTCCATGTCGATTCTCTACCAACGAGGCTGATAACGTATttcgcagcgctgccgacgaGCGCTTGAGCTCGACAGAGTCATATAGAAAGCGCCTTGCCGCGCTTGAAAACCTTCGGGCTACCCTGGACTGCTGAAGATGGATCCTTTACCTCTGCCAACTGTAGCGAAGAAAGGCGAAGAGGGCAGAAAGCGTTTTTTCTTGAGGTAGGCTGCAGCGTGCCTTCGCCGTATTTTGCATGGCGCAGGGGTGTGACAGTTCTGTTTGAGGGAGCTCATGCTCTGAAATATATGTGTTTTGATGGGAGTATGCCGCGTTTTTCCCCACGGCcgagcgaaaaaaaaggcggTTTACTCTGCAGGAATCTGATAGGCATGCATTTGTGCTACTCATTGGTGTATGTGATTTCTCTTTTTCCTCCCATTACTTTTCCTACTCCTCGCTCCGCATGTCTATTCCTTTCCTATCTTACTTTCCCTAGAGGCTGCAAGTGAAGAATGCGTAGGATTTCGGTACCGTGCTGCCTTGTGTCTACAAGAGCTCTGCATATACCATGGAAGTCCAAGTTACCGTCAGCTAGCGATCCGAGGTGGCATGGACTGGGTCAGGCAGTCGTCAATCTCGCGCGGTCATGTGATACTGGAAAAGCTGCCTTTGATGAGTGTTGTGCGGCTCGAGAGCAGCTGGAGTTCATCGTGCAATCTATGGGATATGATATGTCCATCTACATTTTTGGCGGCCTTGTCACAACCGGCCTGTTCGAAGTCGGAGGCGACGTCGATTTTGTTGGAATTCTCGACGTTGAACCTGGTTTTGCGGAAGCGGGCGAAATTCTTAGACGGTCTTCGAGTGAGTTGCGCCGCCTTGGGCTGCGCTCCCGCGCATATCCAAAAGCTCGCGTGCCAGTTATAAAGACTGACCGAGTAAGTCGCAGCCTTCCAGGCTCGCCGTTTCACAGCTTGTCTTGCGATGGAATTTTTCAGTTTAGCAGACAAGTGAACGCCGCTGAGGCAGAGAGTTTCAGAAATCGCGTCGAAACAAATTACCACGCGACATCTGTGGAATGGAATAGTTCGTATCAGTTTGCGACGGTGCAGTTTGCGACTACCTCTTCTCTTATCTACGGGCTTGCCAACCTGAAGGCGCACAACGAGGTCGAAATTCCACTTCGACTTCCTGTCGATGTGCGTTACGGTCCTGAGGTGTACAGATTCCCGTTCGACTTCTGTCTGTCCTCGACGGGGCTGCGGAGCTCACATGTGCTTGGTGAGGCATTGGCCCAGTACCCATTCTCGCGCCATTTGCTTCTCGTCCTCAAAAAGTGGGGTCGTGCTAGTGGCATTATTAATTCTATCGACGGACTTTTAGCCAGCTACGCGCtgacggtgatggtggtgcacTTCCTCTCACTCGTAAAGGCGATACCAAAAGTCACAGCTGCGAAGCTGAATGAAGGGCCTAAGGCGTTGAGTCACAATCCCCAGTATCGTCCTCTTGAAGATGTGCGCCCAGATGCCATGGCGGAGGTCGGCTACTTGCTCGCTACATTCCTCGAATACTTCGGATGCACTTTTGACTACCAGCAAAGCGTTGTGTGTACGACAAATATGGCCTTGACGAAAGTGAGTATGGGGTGGGACAGAGATAACAACGCAATCGGGAAGCCGCCCTTTTTTCACTTTGCTATCAAAGACCCATACGGTTTGGATAACGTTGCTCGCAATCTGGACCTGGAGTCTACGGTATATGTTCAGAAAGCTCACGATTTGGCAGTGAAAATGGTGATGGAGGAATTCAACGATCCCACATTCCTTGTTTCAGCCCTCACCAAGGACCCCCTAAAGCCCCCTCGCGTAGTGCGTTCTCTGAGTGACCGTGGCATTCACTCTGAATGTATCCCTTCAGATCAGTTGGAAGCGCGGCATGTCTTGAACAAACTCCAATTTCAACAGCGCAAGCGATCGATGGAGGACTTTGGTGAGAGGGCAGTGAAGAACAAAAAGAATCAGAGCACTGCATCTGATGTCACGAAAAATGTTCTGGGGTGGATTAGGAACGATGGTGTTTTGTAGCTGCATTTTCTACCAAACGCACGTCAGCGTGAACTTAAGCTTTTCAAGGagcacggcgctgctcagTTTCCGTTTCTGCTGGCTCTTTCCCTCCTTTCCGCCCGCGGTAGGCTAGGTGAAGTAAACAAAGCAGATAAACTTCTTCACTCCGCCGCTGAAAAAAGGTGCACCTCAGAAGTGTGCTCCGTTGCCTAGTGTAACCAAAACACATGCCATGCCGAACAGTCATGCCACTCTCCTGGCGGAACAGGCAGACGCTTGCAATCGCACCTCTCTTGAAGACGCTTTGATTGGATGTTTTATTTGTTTCTCGTTTCTTTGTCCCTCCCCTTTTCCCGCTTTATCacttttgtgtgtgtgcgctccATCGCTTGTCTTCTCTGCGGTATCCTTGGAGGTCTCATGGGTGTTGGGTTTGCCTCACCGCCCTGTACACTTCGGAATGGAGTCTATCCTCGCCTCTTTGCAGTGGGAGAGCGAGACACTGCCTCTACCTGGCTCACACAGCACAGTTCCCGATGATGACTTCCCGCCTTGGAAGTGCATCAGTGAGGTGATCCCTGGTCTCTACCTTACTTGTGCCTCCGAGGTGGCCGATAAGAGAAAGTGCGCCGCGATGGGTATAGCTCTTGTCATCAACGTGTGCGGAGAAGATGACGTTACAAAGTACCGCGTCTTTGAAAAGGACGAGAGCGCAGCATATGCGTTTCGCCGGCTTGATTCGCAGGAGAGTTTTGTCTGCGAGTTGAGCAGCTACTGCCGTTTTGCAGTGAACACCCCAAAGGCGCAGAGAAAAGTGTTTGTTGTGACCATTCCTGCAGAGGATGCACCCACGTATCGCATCGACCAGCACTTCGTGGAGTGTGCAGTGCTTATGGAAATTGTTTTGCGGTCTAGAAAAGGCTACGAGACGGTTAGCGATGAGGACTACACAACTGTCCCGGCTGTGGCAGTGCACTGCATGGCTGGCGTGAGCCGGTCGGCTTCCATTGTCGTTGCCTACTTCATAAAGAAATACGGCTTGTCTCAAGACGACGCTATCAGTCTAATCCGCTGCACGCGCCCGGTAGTCCAGCCGAACCCCGGGTTCCAGCGACAACTCTCCATGTGGGTGGCTCTCCGAAGCCATCGTATCGTTGACGAATGGACGGCCAAGGTGCTTGCTGTCGAAATAAAGACCAAATCGAACCTTGTCGAGCTAGCAAGCACGATGCTGCCAACCATCTTGCGGGTGAAGAAGTGTGAAAACGAGCGTCGCTACTTCGGGTCGCTCATCAAAAATGCTGCGCCGAGCGAAGCAGAACTGCATGCTGTATACCGGGAGCTTCGCTCAGTTGTCGCGGCGGATGCCGATAGTGAGGTCTACACAGACATTCCCAACTACTTCGGCTATGTTGCTGAGGTTGTGTGCAGCATCGAttgcgctgctccagcgGTGCTGCAATACGCCACGGACTTTCGCAACTCACTCGTGTGCAACGATGCGTTCTATTATCGTGTAGTGAAAGACGTGGCTCGCTCTGGTTTCGAAAAAGACACGTTCGACACCGTTCGCGGCTTTTGCTCGCTGTTTGAAGCCATCTACGTTAAGCACCTCTGCGCTCGCGACTCTGGCCACCCCGCAGCCTTGAACCCCAGTGCGGGCGATACGGGGTTGCCGTCAGCGTGCGCGCTTTCATTCCCCTTTTTGTTTCTTGTGGCGCCTTACGCCGAGGGGTTTGTGCAGTTTAGCGACTGGAACGCGCTGGTCAATGAATTCGCGACTACAGGGGACGCGCTGAGCGCCACCGAGCTTCGGCGACTGAAAAACGAGACGGTGCGCATGTTTCTTCAGTTCTTCTTCCAATCTTCGCGCGCTGCGGAAGGGTCTGCCGCAACAGAAAGCTACACAAAGCTTGGTTTCTTGCAAAACGATGTTGAGGTGGTGACATTTAGGGCAGTGGAGTCGGATCTGAAGACTGGCGGCGGCTTCATTGCCTCACTCGAGAGCTTCGTGGCGGTTTCCCAGTCAGTGGACGAACACGTTGCGTTTCTCCTGCTGTGTAAAACGTTGAGCGGCATACTCGCTTTTCGTCTCCTTTTGGAAGCAGCGGAGCAGTTCCTGTCCCAGACATACGGCGAGCGACTGGGAGAAAGTGTGTCGCTTGCTGACGAACTTCTGCCGCTACATGTGATCTCTGCGGCGGCTTTGTCACTAGAAAGCGCGTACACGGCAGTGCATTGCAAACCATGCAAGGCCGGCGATTTCTTCAGAGGTGAGCTTTCGAGTCTTTTGGAGACTGGGGTGTTGAATCCTGCTGGTGTGGTGTCGCTCTTCCAAGCAGCGCCGTAGTTGGGCCTTTTCTCATGGTGACTTTACGGGCGCTTCTCCAGTGCGTGTCGCATTGTCAGCCCTTGTGTCATTGTTGCCTCGTTCATGTGAAGAAAGAGGGTCCCTGTTTGACTGTCCACACCAATCCCTGCACCCTAACTAGCACTCTGGGAAAGAAGACAATTACACATGGTAGCGCGTACGCCTGCTCACAGGTAGAGACCGTTCAGCACTCCTCTCGACTCATGGAACGAATCTAGtagagctgcgccgcgaaAGTAGGAATAGAGGCGAGCAAAGGCGCCAACGAATCCCACGGCAGACCACGAAAAGACGAACAAGAACAGTTCGTGCGTATGGTGGGGCCTCTGtgtttgcccccccccccacctctcctTGCAGCCTGCAGAACTGCTAACCATGGGCTGGCTTGTCTGTTCCCCGGCTTCACACCTCAacctttctcctcctccactgtTTACCTTATACTTATGCAAACATGTCGAAGAATTGACTAACGCTGCGGTGTGGGTGTCCACTCACACGAATACTCTCGTGCTGCTTTTTCGCTCTCTTTTCGAGCGCGAGGCTGTGCAATaagagaaaacgaagagaCGAAGAAAACAGCACCCACCATTGTCAGAGCACAGCAGTACTTTAGGCGCTGTGGCCTGTGAGAAACGCTAGCCAAGAATGCCGGCGGGGTTTAATGATGCGTGCTCGGCGTTTTTTCGCAAGCACTTCGACATGTTTGACCGCGACAAGATCGGGCGCGCTCGAAACGAAGACTTTGCCACGTTGATTCGTGCCTGCGGTGCTGCCCCGCTAGAGGCCAGCATCGGGGATCTTTTAGCCATCGCAGACCCGAGTCACCGTGGCAGCTTCAGCTTTGACGACTTCTGCGCAGCTTTGAAGAAGGCGTTTGCCGTCTCGATATCTCCACAAGAAGTGCGTGAAGCATTTCAGGGCTTTGACCCGGACAAACGTGGCCTCATCAGCCCGCACGAGCTCCGTTACTTTCTTACCACCCTGGGCGACGTTCTCAGCTCCGAGGAGATGAACGAATTCGTGGAAGAGATGCGCTCCGAGATGGACATCGAGGGCAACCTGGTCGTGGCCGATAGCATCTACAAAATGACTCCGGAGATGTTCCGCTAGCTTTGTTTTCGATGCtcacacacaacaaaaaagaagctAGAGTACCGCTGTGTTTTCTTTaggccgtgctgctgccaccccctctccccctcccccccccacacacacatatccGAGCAAGGCGGAGGAgtcgagggggggggagggggtgcgctTTTTCGTTTCGATTTTGCTTCGTACTTGCGATGTATCAAAGGATGCTGATCTCCAGAAAGCGTAGCAAGCCCTCTCCCCCAAAGGAGAAATAGGAGGCGAGGGAAACATCAACATTACTAGGTGCGCccgaagagaaggagcgccTTTACTCGACGTCACCTCTCATTGCTTAGCCGCGTAGCAGGGGCTGGTGCTGCGTTAAGGGACACGAGTCGCGCGCGCCAGAAGCGCGGAGGCGTCGTCTATTTCATCAGCCTTCCTtaccccctctccccctatACAGGCTAACCAaggaggcgcgcgcgtgagcgTGAGACTGTGCTTAGGGGACGTTTTTCTCAGCAGCACGAACTTGAATCGTTCAAGCGGGAAGAGGTGCGTTCTTCTGGTGTCAAGAGCGTTCCTTTCGTATGCTTGGTCTCGAATTACGTGCCTTTGGGCGTCACGGTGCTATGCTTTCACGCACGATCTTCTCATTCACGCAAACACTTTCCTCGCACTCGCgcgcctcttctccgctCCCTCCATCTTTGCTTCGTTGTTCCGCCACCTTTGGCACTTGCCCATCGTTTGTTTCTTCTCCATTTTGAGGCCACACGTCCGTATTGGTTTCGCGGTGAAATCAGaaccgccgcagccacagaAACAAGAAGACACAGCTGCGTTGGCGGCTCATCAGGTCCTTCTCTTCAGCTACTACCGGCACATCGAAGAGTTGCGCGAGGCACTTTGTGTTGCTGTCTCAGAACACGCAGTGGCCTGGCGGAAGTACAGAGAGCAGAAAAAAAGCATTTATCGAGTCTGAGACGTCGATCTCGTCCATCATACTCGCGTCAGCATGAGTGCAAACCCCGTCATTCTCGAGGACACCTTCACAGTGAACGGTGTCAACACCGAAGGCACGGTGTACCTTCGAGTGTCGCGTATTCGCTGTGTCAATCAGGACGGCTCCCTCACAATAACAACGGACATCAACTCCGAGGAGTTCCCTGTTTCCACGAACGACCGCCTGACGATCGTGCTGGCCAACTCGCTTGAGCTAGGGGGCAAGACGGGCAGCAAGTACTACGACCACAGCGTTTATCACCGCGAGACGCGACTGAATGACTGTGACTACGCCATGCACGGCCGCGTCTACGGACACGAAGTAGTCGAGAACGGCCTAGAGGTGAATGTGCACATTAGCTGCGGTGGCTTGCTAGTGAACATTGTCGGTAAGCCGCAGGGGCTGCGAGATGTGCACTACAACAGCGACGTGTACATTTTGATCAAGCGCGTCAAGAACTGAGAGGCCAAGGAGCAAAAAAAATATGCACATATGAGACGCATCATCaccgtcggcgtgcgcgtgggaAGGCTTCGCCGTACGCTCGCgatttgtgtgtgtgtgcgcgcgcgtatCCGCATGCAAGTGTGTTTGTGTTGGTGTTATCGTGAGACACGCATTAATTCTTCTCCGGCGTAAGAAGAGACCTTAAATCGGCCATGGGAACTTACCTACCacagcaaagagagagagagactgaCGACGGTGTTCCGTGATGGGCACAGCGCTACACTGCTCTGACGCGGCGTACGAAGCCGCAGGTCTGCGTTGTCTTCTGCAAAGATATCGCATGCGTATCACTTCAGGGGTGTTCTACCAAAAGCGTGTTGCTTGAAACGGGGTGGAATCACAAAACGCAAAAAATGACAGGCACACGTCACCCGACACGGTGCTTCTGTCCCTTCGTCCCACAGCCGGGTTGTCCCTCTCGCCCCAACGTTGGCGCGGAGGGGTGGTGATGATAGTAGGGAAGCGGCACTTTCAGAGGAGCTGCCGTAGATGATCGCcgttctctcctctctgcgcTTCATCGTCATCTCTCCGACCCCTTTcttcgcacacgcacacacgtttttgctcccctcctccctttctgcCCTTCCCTTTGGACTACCTCGCCTCTTCAGCCTGTTGTTCTGACCCGCGGGAGCGGTACCACCTCGGGGGTCCTCTTCTACTGGCAGAGACCACAGTGCGCAAAGGCTGTGGTTGCTCAGCTACAGTCACTCTTTCACTCTTCACCGCAAACAAAGGCTCTCCATGCAAATGCGGTCGTCTTGCGCTACCGGCGCACTGCTAAACGCAGTGATCGCGCAgcactcctcctcttccaccaACGCGACAGCCCGCCTCTACACCTCTAACTTCGGCAAGGCTAAAGCAGACGCCGAGCCATTGGACGCTGAGCAGCCCTCTGACCACTCGGACAGGGCATCAAAGGGACCGCtatcctcctccgccccgtcgcagccgccgcagcgatACCGGCGACGTTCCTCTGACCCGCAAACACCGCGGGAAAGGGCCGACTTTCGGCGCGACTACAAGTACGCGAAGCATCGCCCCCTCCCAGACGCTCCGTGGCGACAGCTGAAGACGAAAACGTACCTTGACGACGCAGAGCGTCTATATGGTCGCAAAGAGACTTGGCATACCGTCGAGGACGCTACTCTGCGGGAAAAGCTGGTTGCTATTCTGCAGGATTATCTGCGTGACACCCTTGCGGCTGCCCGCCTAGAGGCCAAGGATGCCCGCAAGTACGCCTTTCTGTGCTCCACCGCAGCGAAGCACTACCGCGCTCACGTTTCTTCAGGGGCCTTTGGGCTGCCAGAAGGCTTGCAAGAGTGGGCACGGGGCGTGGTAGCCGGGCGTGCCTCCTCACCCTCCACCTCGAAATCGTCCACCACGCTGTCGACGACTCCTGAGATGGAAGAGGGCGACGCACATGCGGAGGGGGTGTCGCAAGGAGCGGGCGCCTCTTTCGTGCCGTCGCATACAGCCGCGGCAGATGAGCATCACGGCgattctgctgctgcttctccttcccAAGAGGAACATGACGCTGCTCGGTTTCGCGAGGAacgccggcgtcgcggtGCCGAGGCGAACCTGGCGAATACCGTTGCCATGGCAGGCCTGCCTGATGCTGACAGTCGGCACTCGCCCCACTCtgcttttcctttccttcgGCAAcgcgcggtggagaaggagacgaCGCTCGATCCGTCTTTGGTCGACTGGACGGCCAAGTACTTCTCTGAGGATGACGCTAGCACGTTCgcggagccgccgcggcttcgTGCGGGCATGCTagaagacgaggagggaACTGTATCCGATCGGGAAGCAACCGGAGACGGCCGACAGGAGGAAGGCGCTTCGCCTCTCGGGATACTCGGTGCCGCCAAAGGCAGACGCCCGTCAGGCTTCGCGCCGCCGATGTTACCTGTGGCTCACCGTTCTGCCTCAATGCACGCACGTCACCGTCTGGggcgcacgctgcgcgacCACGAAAACCGTCATCGCGCCACCTTCGATGCAGAAGGCATCTACTACAAGGTTCGCCGGCAGAGCGAGGTCGAGGAGCGTGCGCCGAAGCCACAGCAGGTGAGAGCCTCCGACCTGGAGCCGCTCGGCCGGCAGGTCGACGTGGTGAAGGTGCCATGGAGTGTGGCAGCCAAAGCAAAGGCACAGGGATACTCGAGTGACACACTGCGGGCGAAGGAGCGGCTGATTCGACTCACCCGCGGTGAAGACCCCGAAACAATTCCATAGGGCCGAGCCAGCGAGACGATCAGAGTAGCGGAAGACAaacaaaggaggagggggggggagggccaGTGGGGAACGGTGCTGCTACCCCTTCTTCTCCCGCTTCTCTCAACAAATTCCCAACCCACCCTACCCTCTGCATCGCCTTGCCCTTCTTAACGCGAAACGCAAACCCTCACAGACGGCGCCTTTCGACGCCTTCCGACGCCTTTCGACGCCTTCCGACGCCTTTCGACGCCTTTCGACGCCTTTCGACGCCTTCCG from Leishmania major strain Friedlin complete genome, chromosome 28 includes these protein-coding regions:
- a CDS encoding RNA polymerase I, with amino-acid sequence MGYDMSIYIFGGLVTTGLFEVGGDVDFVGILDVEPGFAEAGEILRRSSSELRRLGLRSRAYPKARVPVIKTDRVSRSLPGSPFHSLSCDGIFQFSRQVNAAEAESFRNRVETNYHATSVEWNSSYQFATVQFATTSSLIYGLANLKAHNEVEIPLRLPVDVRYGPEVYRFPFDFCLSSTGLRSSHVLGEALAQYPFSRHLLLVLKKWGRASGIINSIDGLLASYALTVMVVHFLSLVKAIPKVTAAKLNEGPKALSHNPQYRPLEDVRPDAMAEVGYLLATFLEYFGCTFDYQQSVVCTTNMALTKVSMGWDRDNNAIGKPPFFHFAIKDPYGLDNVARNLDLESTVYVQKAHDLAVKMVMEEFNDPTFLVSALTKDPLKPPRVVRSLSDRGIHSECIPSDQLEARHVLNKLQFQQRKRSMEDFGERAVKNKKNQSTASDVTKNVLGWIRNDGVL
- a CDS encoding putative dual-specificity protein phosphatase, whose protein sequence is MESILASLQWESETLPLPGSHSTVPDDDFPPWKCISEVIPGLYLTCASEVADKRKCAAMGIALVINVCGEDDVTKYRVFEKDESAAYAFRRLDSQESFVCELSSYCRFAVNTPKAQRKVFVVTIPAEDAPTYRIDQHFVECAVLMEIVLRSRKGYETVSDEDYTTVPAVAVHCMAGVSRSASIVVAYFIKKYGLSQDDAISLIRCTRPVVQPNPGFQRQLSMWVALRSHRIVDEWTAKVLAVEIKTKSNLVELASTMLPTILRVKKCENERRYFGSLIKNAAPSEAELHAVYRELRSVVAADADSEVYTDIPNYFGYVAEVVCSIDCAAPAVLQYATDFRNSLVCNDAFYYRVVKDVARSGFEKDTFDTVRGFCSLFEAIYVKHLCARDSGHPAALNPSAGDTGLPSACALSFPFLFLVAPYAEGFVQFSDWNALVNEFATTGDALSATELRRLKNETVRMFLQFFFQSSRAAEGSAATESYTKLGFLQNDVEVVTFRAVESDLKTGGGFIASLESFVAVSQSVDEHVAFLLLCKTLSGILAFRLLLEAAEQFLSQTYGERLGESVSLADELLPLHVISAAALSLESAYTAVHCKPCKAGDFFRGELSSLLETGVLNPAGVVSLFQAAP
- a CDS encoding calmodulin-like protein, with the translated sequence MPAGFNDACSAFFRKHFDMFDRDKIGRARNEDFATLIRACGAAPLEASIGDLLAIADPSHRGSFSFDDFCAALKKAFAVSISPQEVREAFQGFDPDKRGLISPHELRYFLTTLGDVLSSEEMNEFVEEMRSEMDIEGNLVVADSIYKMTPEMFR
- a CDS encoding putative RNA polymerase B subunit RPB8, with amino-acid sequence MSANPVILEDTFTVNGVNTEGTVYLRVSRIRCVNQDGSLTITTDINSEEFPVSTNDRLTIVLANSLELGGKTGSKYYDHSVYHRETRLNDCDYAMHGRVYGHEVVENGLEVNVHISCGGLLVNIVGKPQGLRDVHYNSDVYILIKRVKN